One region of Azoarcus sp. CIB genomic DNA includes:
- a CDS encoding ABC transporter permease, which translates to MDALIEYSPSLLGGAWVTLKVALLSLVLAVATGLLGAAFKLSDFLPLRLWTMLYTTIVRGVPDLVMMLLVFYGGQLLLNEVVDYFEWEFIEINPFVAGVLTIGFIFGAYFTETFRGAFLAVSAGQLEAGRAYGMTGWQVFRRIMFPQMLRYALPGIGNNWLVLLKSTAIVSMIGLSDMTSLADQAGRSTHQPFTFYLAVCALYLAMTAVSGYVLNRLTTRYNVGVREANV; encoded by the coding sequence ATGGATGCCCTGATCGAATACTCCCCCAGCCTTCTCGGCGGCGCGTGGGTCACCCTGAAGGTGGCGCTGCTGTCGCTGGTGCTGGCGGTCGCGACCGGCCTGCTCGGTGCGGCGTTCAAGCTGTCCGACTTCCTGCCGCTGCGCCTGTGGACCATGCTCTACACGACGATCGTGCGCGGCGTGCCTGACCTGGTGATGATGCTGCTGGTGTTTTACGGCGGCCAGCTGCTGCTCAACGAGGTCGTCGACTACTTCGAGTGGGAGTTCATCGAGATCAACCCCTTCGTCGCCGGCGTGCTGACGATCGGCTTCATCTTCGGCGCCTATTTCACCGAGACTTTCCGCGGCGCCTTCCTCGCCGTGTCCGCCGGCCAGCTCGAAGCCGGCCGCGCCTACGGCATGACCGGCTGGCAGGTGTTCCGGCGGATCATGTTTCCGCAAATGTTGCGCTATGCGCTGCCCGGCATCGGCAACAACTGGCTCGTGCTGCTGAAGAGCACCGCGATCGTGTCGATGATCGGCCTGTCCGACATGACCTCGCTCGCCGACCAGGCGGGGCGCTCCACGCACCAGCCCTTCACCTTCTATCTCGCCGTCTGCGCTTTGTACCTGGCGATGACCGCGGTGTCGGGCTACGTCCTCAACCGGCTGACGACCCGCTACAACGTCGGCGTCCGCGAAGCCAACGTCTGA
- a CDS encoding ABC transporter permease: MELFDFQVITTSLPEFWRGLLMTLQLTGIALLCGFAAAVPLAVARVSKNRWISGPVAAYTYFFRGTPMLVQLLLIYYGAGQWQWMQAAWEAGNPLWLPFREPFFCALVAFGLNTCAYTIEIIAGAMRNTPHGEIEAAKAMGMSRFKALQRIVLPSALRRMLPSYSNEVILMLQGSAIASAVTLVDITGAARNVYSRHFAPFEAFVFAGLVYLVLTFLLVGMFKYAEGRWLAHLAPRKATKRKEAA, translated from the coding sequence ATGGAACTGTTCGATTTCCAGGTCATCACCACCAGCCTGCCGGAGTTCTGGCGCGGCCTGCTGATGACGTTGCAGCTCACCGGCATCGCGCTGCTGTGCGGCTTCGCCGCCGCCGTGCCGCTCGCCGTGGCGCGCGTGTCGAAGAACCGCTGGATCAGCGGCCCGGTCGCCGCCTACACCTACTTCTTCCGCGGCACGCCGATGCTCGTGCAACTGCTGCTGATCTACTACGGCGCCGGCCAGTGGCAATGGATGCAGGCGGCGTGGGAGGCGGGCAACCCCTTGTGGCTGCCGTTCCGCGAACCCTTCTTCTGCGCGCTGGTGGCCTTCGGCCTCAACACCTGCGCCTACACGATCGAGATCATCGCCGGTGCCATGCGCAACACGCCGCATGGCGAGATCGAGGCAGCCAAGGCGATGGGCATGAGCCGTTTCAAGGCGCTGCAGCGCATCGTGCTGCCGTCGGCGTTGCGCCGCATGCTGCCCTCGTACAGCAACGAGGTGATCCTGATGCTGCAGGGTTCGGCGATCGCCAGCGCGGTGACTCTCGTCGACATCACCGGCGCCGCGCGCAACGTGTATTCGCGCCATTTCGCACCCTTCGAGGCCTTCGTCTTCGCGGGTCTCGTCTACCTCGTGCTCACCTTCCTGCTGGTGGGCATGTTCAAGTACGCCGAAGGCCGCTGGCTCGCCCATCTCGCACCACGCAAGGCCACGAAGCGCAAGGAGGCAGCATAA
- a CDS encoding ATP-binding cassette domain-containing protein: MNQTATVEQVRVEDLHKSYGDNEVLKGVSLSASSGDVISIIGSSGSGKSTWLRCINFLENPTSGRITVGGKEVGLVRNRKGDLVVADPKQLQLIRTRLSMVFQHFNLWSHMTVLENVIEAPIHVLGLPKAEALERAERYLERVGVWNLRNAYPAHMSGGQQQRVAIARALAMEPSVLLFDEPTSALDPELVGEVLKVMRSLAEEGRTMLVVTHEMGFAREVSNHVIFVHRGRVEEQGNPKEVLVRPQSERLQQFLSGNLK, encoded by the coding sequence ATGAATCAGACTGCCACCGTCGAACAGGTCCGCGTCGAGGATCTGCACAAGTCCTACGGCGACAACGAGGTGCTGAAGGGCGTATCGCTGTCGGCGAGTTCCGGCGACGTCATCAGCATCATCGGCTCGTCCGGCTCGGGCAAGAGCACCTGGCTGCGCTGCATCAACTTCCTCGAAAACCCCACCTCCGGCCGCATCACGGTTGGCGGCAAGGAGGTAGGGCTGGTGCGCAACCGCAAGGGCGACCTCGTCGTCGCCGACCCGAAACAGCTGCAGCTGATCCGCACCCGCCTGTCGATGGTGTTCCAGCACTTCAACCTGTGGAGCCACATGACGGTGCTGGAGAACGTCATCGAGGCGCCGATCCACGTGCTGGGCCTCCCCAAGGCGGAGGCGCTGGAGCGCGCCGAGCGCTACCTCGAGCGCGTGGGCGTGTGGAATCTCCGCAATGCCTATCCGGCCCACATGTCCGGCGGCCAACAACAGCGCGTCGCGATCGCCCGCGCGCTGGCGATGGAGCCTTCCGTGCTGCTGTTCGACGAGCCGACCTCGGCGCTCGATCCGGAACTCGTCGGTGAGGTGCTGAAGGTCATGCGCTCGCTCGCCGAAGAGGGGCGCACCATGCTTGTCGTCACGCACGAGATGGGCTTCGCGCGCGAAGTCTCCAACCACGTGATCTTCGTCCACCGCGGGCGCGTGGAGGAGCAGGGCAATCCCAAGGAAGTGCTGGTGCGCCCGCAGAGCGAGCGGCTGCAGCAGTTCCTG